The proteins below come from a single Eucalyptus grandis isolate ANBG69807.140 chromosome 3, ASM1654582v1, whole genome shotgun sequence genomic window:
- the LOC104439596 gene encoding spermidine hydroxycinnamoyl transferase, whose amino-acid sequence MTVRYRGTYTIKPETATWTGHLPLSELDQMGIITHVPTIYFYKPPREWLHPADAIFDTLRGSLSRTLVPFYPLAGRLRWLEGGRLRLECNAMGVCFIEAESEGELNDLGDFSPRPEFEQLVPSVDYTKPIHELPLLLVQVTKFKCGGLTLSFSMSHAVADGPSALHFMTEWARLARGERLSVEPYYDRKVLWVGDDPSSTPPPRPRHLEHSEFNPPPLLIGHTNNLEERKKKTTVAMLKLTRTQVETLKNAANKERAGPHRPYTRYETVAAHIWRCACKARKHKPEQPTAVGICVDSRHRLHPPLKLGYFGNATLDVVAAGMSGELVSSPLGCTSSKIREAIERVTHDYVRSAIDHIRRQPDLTLFQDVHALGSTRGPFYGNPNLGVVSWLTLPIYGHDFGWGREVHMGPGNHDFDGDSLVLPSLEEEGGLVVALCLQIAHMEDFKKFFYEDIVE is encoded by the exons ATGACCGTGAGGTACCGCGGCACTTACACCATAAAGCCCGAAACGGCAACGTGGACCGGCCACTTACCGCTCTCAGAACTGGATCAGATGGGTATTATCACTCATGTGCCCACCATTTACTTCTACAAGCCGCCCCGTGAATGGCTCCATCCGGCCGACGCCATCTTCGACACACTCCGGGGTTCACTGAGCCGCACGCTGGTCCCATTCTATCCACTCGCAGGCAGGCTCAGGTGGCTTGAAGGGGGACGGCTCCGACTTGAGTGCAACGCCATGGGTGTCTGTTTCATCGAGGCCGAATCCGAAGGTGAGCTCAATGACTTGGGCGATTTCTCTCCACGTCCGGAGTTTGAGCAGCTCGTGCCGAGTGTGGACTACACGAAGCCGATCCATGAGCTGCCGCTGTTGCTGGTTCAAGTCACCAAGTTCAAGTGTGGTGGGCTCACCCTGAGCTTCTCCATGTCTCATGCGGTTGCCGATGGGCCAAGCGCTCTCCATTTCATGACCGAGTGGGCGCGGCTCGCTCGCGGCGAGCGACTGAGCGTTGAGCCATATTATGATAGAAAG GTTTTATGGGTGGGCGACGATCCATCTAGCACGCCACCGCCGCGGCCACGGCACTTGGAACACTCCGAGTTCAACCCCCCACCGCTGCTGATCGGCCACACTAACAACCTAGAAGAGCGTAAGAAGAAGACCACCGTGGCCATGCTAAAGCTGACAAGGACCCAAGTTGAAACCCTAAAGAACGCAGCGAACAAGGAACGAGCCGGCCCGCATCGCCCGTACACCCGATACGAGACGGTGGCTGCACATATATGGCGGTGTGCGTGCAAGGCGCGGAAACACAAGCCTGAGCAGCCGACTGCTGTGGGCATCTGTGTCGACTCCCGCCACCGCCTGCATCCGCCACTGAAGCTTGGATACTTCGGCAACGCAACCCTGGACGTGGTCGCTGCTGGCATGTCCGGTGAGCTGGTGTCGAGTCCGCTCGGGTGCACCTCGAGCAAGATTCGAGAGGCCATCGAGAGGGTGACCCATGACTACGTGAGGTCGGCCATCGATCACATCCGGAGACAACCGGACCTGACCTTGTTTCAGGATGTGCATGCCCTAGGAAGCACCCGAGGGCCTTTCTATGGAAACCCTAATCTTGGGGTGGTGAGCTGGTTGACATTGCCGATATACGGCCATGACTTCGGCTGGGGGAGAGAGGTCCACATGGGGCCGGGGAACCACGACTTCGACGGCGATTCTCTGGTTCTTCCGAGTCTTGAGGAAGAAGGTGGCTTGGTGGTGGCCTTGTGCTTGCAAATCGCGCACATGGAAGACTTCAAGAAGTTCTTCTATGAGGATATCGTTGAATAA
- the LOC120291318 gene encoding uncharacterized protein LOC120291318, translated as MTVPSLTTASSASPPIDAPPPHHRHRRRHPLSQHQNPSRCRISRSLPSVAENPSGPCCHQFLDPRSFGVLLIRHLPGGELGGRFARQALSELSGADKADWAYLLFDEMVGQEITPRYQTCRLMLDEVRQKNMYDAAERIEDFMKQL; from the exons ATGACTGTGCCTTCGCTCACGACTGCCAGTTCAGCCTCTCCTCCGATTGACGCGCCTCCGCCTCaccatcgccatcgccgtcgccaCCCCTTGTCTCAACACCAGAACCCTAGTCGCTGCCGAATCAGTCGATCGTTGCCGTCCGTCGCCGAAAATCCCTCAGGTCCGTGCTGCCATCAATTTCTCGATCCGAGGAGCTTCGGCGTCCTTCTTATTCGGCATCTTCCGGGTGGAGAACTTGGAGGGCGCTTTGCCCGCCAAGCACTCTCCGAACTCAGCGG AGCGGACAAAGCTGATTGGGCTTACCTTCTGTTTGACGAGATGGTTGGTCAAGAAATAACTCCAAGGTATCAGACATGTCGTTTGATGTTGGATGAAGTGAGACAGAAGAACATGTATGATGCTGCTGAGAGGATTGAGGATTTCATGAAGCAATTATGA